In Setaria italica strain Yugu1 chromosome I, Setaria_italica_v2.0, whole genome shotgun sequence, the genomic window CACAAATATAAAgttctgttgacgccagattttgacacgtgtgaaATCAGCGTCAAGAAATTAAGAAATCAGGAGATacggcaagacacagaggtcacgactggaaatcggccgattgatgctacagttgaggatcggccgattggtgctgcagtgtttccgcggatggagttggtggaaatcggccgattgggggGCTGGAGCAATtaggccggtatgggcttaaagtgaactatgaagataaagagggagtgtggcggatccacttcggattagtttgattaaacatggttaagtcgcctaacacacgacacccatgccttagccaagttaacacgaagtgtcgtcggatttcatccgatttaaccacttgaacatgaccgaattagcaaactcacacaaaggtgagcggttccagagaatacaacaagtccactgagttaaacagaTTTGGCCATTTAGTTCATCAACAAAACGAAaatagagttttacaaggtgccaagaaaacaacagaaggtaaaacaacaagcggaagctacttcgtcggggtcggacatccctggtgaggccagccaggacgtcagtgatccctctcctcgccgtccgaggagggatcccactcaaccgtccaacccgaagggagttggggcggccaagtgccaacagaagaaggctcgggagcagcaacttcacctgaaaagaaaagccacaacaaggctgagctactaagctcaacaagacttaaccgtcagaagtaaagctactccaccactctagacatgcaaggctctttggctgagggatttgtttgccaaaagcactatgtataTCCTtaatttcaaagttttagctccgattctaagttcattatccggtctaagttaggaccttactctaagcaaatatagaaccaaccaaaaggtatatatatatatcatcatcaagaccatgtcatcatcagattcctttattactcagtgtagcatagcgatcaaacagtctcaaactgtgagaggcagacgaatcgattcgagttctttaaccatgcatggtgaacctaacctcacgacatccgcgcaccaccgagggtcacttcctgtgtcggccttccccatcaatcccctaacccgtgtcgggcccatttcctttggtgcaaggttccacagacccggcctctgccgttctgtgaccacgcttgccaccacgtgcgaccagcaggggaaactccgttccaaggacaatggggcgaccgctcacgtctaggttcaatccggtactcggcttcctcatcccataataagtatgacgttagtactttcaaacacttgatcacgaacaccaccactgtcgggccttagcaagttccatagacagacaggatgatcagccgaccaccaaaaagttaaccagaacccggccccgtccatcgtccttatagttgtaacagaaggagaaacaaccaactcctacaactcgcgagtgacaggaaatcactcaactttgaccgcttcctatttaagcacagcaactactcggtccaacagctagtgttcagatcagggagctaagtcatgcatctacggttccaaacaactcctatacgtaaatgcacaagcatgataaagaaggcatgcgcaagtttggtaaaacatagggggtttatgcatccggggcttgccttcaagcgagaaggaaggTGTCGTTGTCaggatcagcggatcaagacttagactagtaaatttcttttatgcgcgtgagcctcagatggtggcgtgggagacacagatttagactggttcgggcaaaggaagccctacgttcagtatcgaggatgctcgtgttgcccacgcaggGGTTCtatagtagggggttacagattggcgagagagggactggtcccaggtctcttttgTTTCAGCGCTCTTAGGGAGAGTTGTAGTGTACTATGgtgtgtgggagaagaagctgatcGAGCGATCCTCTGATCCCCTCCTCTCCGGTcctgggttcctccttttatatcgcaaggggatggccggagttacaatagGGATCGGGTAAAAGGGACTGTAAAGAGTAaggcgtagaatggtaaaaggtacggcaggaaggaggagcaagatccTAGGCGTCCGTTGCTTCTGCCCACCCTTGACGAGTGTTGGCGTGCATGCCtgaggaggaggtcgccgtTTGCCAAGTGTTGTTGCCCCCTGCATATAGCTACTTAGATGCTCGTAGGTATCAGGCCATGATGAGGGTGCTCCGTCGTTATCCCAGCATCCGTTAGGGAGGATGGCGGATGCCGCTGCTCAGGCGATGGCCGCCGAGAGGGAGAGCGTCACATCCGCGCTGCtgggcgcgcgggacccgagggtgtgcgggacccgaggacaggccgctctctcctttgctccggtcggcgcaggccatgagtgccctgcggcgaatgggagccggccgccggcgctgtAGCCTGCACAAgacggtcgtgcacgggtactcgCGCCAGGTTGCGTGAGGAGTGCGGTCGCCCTGCCTTCTGCCAACTCtgtggcgcatttatggcgaggccgacggggggacccacagggtTTGTCCGTCTTGCCCATgtggaccgcatccgagggggttcCTGGCCTCGTGGGCCCtagtgcgcccgacccctccgcttggggtcggtcgaggcggaaaACTCCGTGGCGAgaggtcgggcgcccccgaccctgggatcgcggtcgggcgaggcggaaaccttgcggaggggggtcgggtgCTTCTGATCCTGGCgtctgggtcgggcgaggcagagttttgATCAcgcttaggtgggcctgggccttcatgtttgcttCTTTAAGCGGTGtgttaggggatcgttaatatttccccccaacagtagcccccgagcctgtggtggagcaggagtgctcctccggaggctccttTCGCTGTTTGCCGCGGGTTCTGTGTTATGGCACACTTGTTTTATCTCAGCCATGCTCGAGAGAACCTGCAAgttgtgaccacacgcgtggtagttggttgcgaggctagcccccgagctcccgctcgttgcaggaaaccgatcgggaggctaggtcgactttttgatcgttgcccctcaagcgtccgttcgctaggacagaggggttgagccgggccacgttatccgcgttggacgaaccgtggtgctcgtttgagctgcaaacgggtaagtttgagtggagtcccggtccccgttcgggggggtccggctcgggccaagctggtggcgtactccaatttcccgccggtcagttcatatagttcccggaccCGTTCGACCGGGTttgagggctcgttgcctttccctaCGTGTtatccttcctttctttttccgtTTGTTTCTGCTGACGCCTGGCTGTTGACGTGCAGTACTTCTCCCCGTGGCATCTCCctgcggctggcgcccaagaaggcgctgctgacgtcgtcctcctccggggggcgggcTGCGGCCTCGCCAGCGGCGAgtggcggggttcctggtgtggCCGCAGATCCCCCCACGGGGGTGGCCCCTGCGGAGTCAGCtgtcggagcggcggcggcgtcagccgCAGGAGGGGGGGCGGACTCCACTCCGCCCGCGGCCCCGCCGATCGCCCCCTTGGCCCAGGGCGTGATCCCCCCGGGCCCGCAGgtcggggaggtgatcgacctcgacgccgacgaggcggaggaggcggtgatGACAGGAggcagggcggatgcccccgctgccATGGCGGGATCAGAGGCAGAGGGAGCGCTTGCTcccgaggacgcggcggcggcagaggcagcGGTGCCGGAGGCCGAGGTCTCCGCCCCGGTCGCTCCCGCGGGAGTGACTCTGGCGGCCGAGACGGAGGTGCCCACAGGGGTGCcgttggcggcctcggcggcgacgagcgtgcagTCGCCGGGGCCGTCGGCGGATCCAGTGGTTTCCGGCGTCTTGATGCcggcctcgacggcgacgtcagAGTCGGCCTCTGTCCcaccctcggcttcctccgtcccgggggcgtggagagggcccGTCCTCCGCTGGACATCCCGCGACGACCCGCCGAGGCGCCTCTACGCGCTGGATgacgccgccgagtggcataggtggcaggcgatgcacggcggcgtcgcccaaGTTCAGGCGGCTCTGACCTCGGCGCTGGGAGTTTTGGCCAACGCCGTggtccctggcagccaggtatgttatTCCTGCCGTTTGGCGATGAGCACCTCCTCCTTGCTTTTTTGCTTTAACGGcatgttgctttgcaggctctccaagagggcagccgggagaaatctgatttcctccggtgGCAGCGGAACCTCTGGGAGCACTTCAACACTgagagggagcgcaccagggatCTGACCCTGCAGCTTGgcgccgcccagggggccgtCCGTGACCTGGAGGGGCGTGAGCAGGCGGCGTtagagggggcgcggcgtgccgaggccaggctccaggccgtcgccgagaaggcccgcctcgacctcgaggagttccaggctgccatggacagggcccgccgcgatgccgaggggctcaaagccgctgctgctgagagggcccgccgcgacgccgaggagctggcgcggctgaggggggagggtGGAGCCCTTCGCGCGGAGAACGATCAACTCCGTTTGCAGGTGCAGGGGCTCCAGTCCGCCTTGTCCCGCAGCGCCGACCGGGAGCACGAGATGAAGGtccaggccgacggtgaggctttTTCCGCTCCTGCGTTTTTGTGTCATTTGTGTTTTGCTTCCTTTGACTCGGTGGGATTTTTTGGAGTGGCTTCTGCAGGTGAGATTGCCAATTTGCTGGTCCTGCTCGatgaggagcgcggcgagcacggcgccctgcgagatacggtccgcgtcgtctgcgaggacttcggtgtagctccggaggaggggtcgagctctctgccggctcgtgtcctcgaggtgcgccgtcgccatcgcgagatcgccgtggatgcgcttcgccttggtgtgcggcgcgccttcggggtcttcggctctcactatgccgacattaaTTTTGTTGGAATGAGTGAAGGGTACTGCGCCGGCTACACCgaagccgagctggacgagatcgacgccggggtggccgcgccggcggaggccctcgcgaagctcctggaggatgcagccgtcccccctgccgaccctgaggccgcTCCTGCCGACTCTgaggccgccgctgctgccgaccctgaggccgccgctcctgccgaccccgAAGCCGCTGCTTCAGCCGACCCTCCTGCGAATTAGTTGTACCGGGCTTGCGCCCGAAAAAAGTTTGTACTTATGTTAGTCTTTTGAACTTGTTTCGTGTTTGGCCgtacgggcctgttcttatgactcTTCGTTTGCATGAAAGAAAccgattccctttgttattccttcggtcttgaaagctttaggatgcgttgccgggtgcgtcagtaagttttttgatgagcgaaggtaccgtagccgctggggcgtaggctttttcgcagtccgatcgcaacttgcctgagtaccgttcacgcatcctttatctttttgcatccaaaggttttcgaaagggagtgttcggttttgaaaaaagaaaaaacgttttctttttaggcggtgcccagcggctggggtcgggccacctgatagcccccgagggggtGTGCGATCCTGGagccaggccagggtcggatacccctgagtttaaaagaaaaggccttcttttttcgtagaagaacaaaactggtagcccccgaggggtatgcgaccctggaacgaggccagggtcggatacccctgagcttaaacgaaaggacctgagccaaggtgactcagggtttcttttttcgcagaagaacaaaactggtagcccccgaggggtatgcgatcctggaacgaggccagggttggatgcccctgagcttaaacgaaaagacctgagccaaggtggctcagggttccttttttcgcagaagaacaaaactggtagcccccgaggggtatgcgatcctggaacgaggccagggtcggatgcccctgagcttaaacgaaaagacctgagccaaggtgactcagggtttctttttttgcagaagaacaaaactggtagcccccgaggggtatgcgatcctggaacgaggccagggtcggatgcccctgagcttaaacgaaagaaCGGAAGAGACGGCAAGACTATGCATAACTTGGAAATGAaagctatgggtagaagcgccttagctgttctatgttccaagcgttgctgaagattttcccgtcgggagttgccagcttgtaggtgcctagCCGTAGCGCTTGTgagacgatgaacgggccttcccatgggggagtcaacttgtgccgacccctgttatcttggacgaggcggagcactagatctccgacgttgaaggcgcggccttgtatcttgcggctgtggtaacgccgtagggcctgctggtacttagctgagtgtagcagggctacatctcgcgcctcgtcgagttggtcttgtgcgtcctGGAGTGACgtctggtttccctgttcgtcgtatgctttgaccctcggcgacccatactctaggtcggtgggcaagatggcctctgacccgtaaaccatgaagaatggggtgaaccctgtcgcccggctgggggtcgtccttaagctccagaggactgctagGAGCTCCGCcacccatcgtccgccgaactttttaaggcggtcgaagatctgtggcttgagaccctgaagtatcatgccattggctcgttcgacttgcccgttcgtgcgggggtgcgccactgccgcccaatccactcgaatgtggtggtcgtcgcagaactggaggaatctcttcccggtgaactgtgtaccgttgtcggtgatgatggagtttgggatcccgaagcggtggatgatgtcggtgaagaactgtaccgcttgctcggacctgatttgcgccacaggccttgcttcgatccatttggaaaacttgtcgacagcgacgagtagatgggtgaagcccccgggcgcccttttgaagggtccgacaagatccagcccccagaccgcgaacggccacgtgatggggatggtttgtaaCGCCTGCGCGGGTAGGTGAGTTTGacgggcaaagaactggcatccctcgcaggtgcggactacctgggtagcatccgcgaccgcggttggccagtagaaaccctgtcggaaggcgttgccaacaagtgtccttggcgcagcgtggtgaccacaagctcCGGcatggatatcctggatcagcgcctttccctgctcgatcgtgatgcagcgctggaggatccccgtgtgacttcgcttgtagagctcccggttgatgatggtgaaggatttcgcacggcgcgcgatcctgcgggcttcggttttgtctgccgggagcgcgtcgtggacaaggtagtcgaggtacggggctctccagtcggtcggggggtcggcccccgccgcggggcccgccTCGATTTCCAAAACCACGGGGTCGGATGGTTTGGCTTCCAGGGCCGGGTCGGGTGGGGCAGCGTTGATTCCCTTGGGGTCGGTGCTCgggtccaggacaggtggcgcgctgccgacctcccccggcttgggtcccgaccccagagctgggcatgcctcgccgacccctgctggctccagataacggatcgaaggcttcagctggtcgctaacgaaaacgccgttggggacgggcatccggccggacgccgccttcgctAGCTTgtcagcggcttcgttgaagcgccttgcgacgtggttgagctccaacccgtcgaacttgtcctcgagcttacggacctcgttgcagtaggcggccattttagggtcatggcagctccattccttcatgacttgctcgacgaccaacttggaatc contains:
- the LOC111257929 gene encoding Holliday junction resolvase MOC1, chloroplastic-like is translated as MAAERESVTSALLGARDPRVTSPRGISLRLAPKKALLTSSSSGGRAAASPAASGGVPGVAADPPTGVAPAESAVGAAAASAAGGGADSTPPAAPPIAPLAQGVIPPGPQVGEVIDLDADEAEEAVMTGGRADAPAAMAGSEAEGALAPEDAAAAEAAVPEAEVSAPVAPAGVTLAAETEVPTGVPLAASAATSVQSPGPSADPVVSGVLMPASTATSESASVPPSASSVPGAWRGPVLRWTSRDDPPRRLYALDDAAEWHRWQAMHGGVAQVQAALTSALGVLANAVVPGSQALQEGSREKSDFLRWQRNLWEHFNTERERTRDLTLQLGAAQGAVRDLEGREQAALEGARRAEVRTSRVQRLLTGKEWILELIHQDLHGRRVRGKTHICWPRRKRILSKQIEMAELLLDRDEDAEGGDSAWTGTRRGGSAWSLVEVVSV